The Apodemus sylvaticus chromosome 17, mApoSyl1.1, whole genome shotgun sequence genome contains a region encoding:
- the Atad2 gene encoding ATPase family AAA domain-containing protein 2 isoform X3, with amino-acid sequence MVVFPLLYPEVFEKFKIQPPRGCLFYGPPGTGKTLVARALANECSRGDKRVAFFMRKGADCLSKWVGESERQLRLLFDQAYQMRPAIIFFDEIDGLAPVRSSRQDQIHSSIVSTLLALMDGLDSRGEIVVIGATNRLDSIDPALRRPGRFDREFLFSLPDKDARKEILKIHTRDWNPKPVDMFLEELAENCVGYCGADIKSICAEAALCALRRRYPQIYTTSEKLQLDLSSINIAAKDFEAAMQKIIPASQRAVTSPGQALSAIVKPLLQNTVHMILEALQKVFPHVEVGTNRALNSDVSCPFLESDLAYSDDDTPSVYENGLSQKDFNQSKENLNFLHLNRNACYQPMSFRPRLLIVGEPGFGQSSHLAPAVIHALEKFAVYTLDIPILFGISTTSPEEACSQMIREAKRTAPSIVYVPHIHLWWEIAGPTLKATFTTLLQTIPSFAPVLLLATSEKPYSALPEEVQELFTHDYGEIFNVQLPNEEERTKFFEDLILKHAAKPPVSQKKAVLQALEVLPVAPPPEPRPLTAEELKRLEEQEEDTFRELRIFLRNITHRLAIDKRFRVFTKPVDPDEVPDYVTVIKQPMDLSSVISKIDLHKYLTVKDYLKDIDLICSNALEYNPDRDPGDRLIRHRACALRDTAYAMIKEELDEDFEQLCEEIQESRKKRGCSSSKYAPSYYHVMPKQNSTPPVGDKKSEQEQNEKIKASCTPVACSTPAQLKRKYRRKSQWHVGKLKRRKISQAKDSSQTLVGSAGRSDTEDHQHTHSQHTGESSVEESDKQNTSESNIDLENNSSSSNIENELEEPKQTTEGTELRKDRTVCNGNTSSSQVIDIPEENESKEMGFLRMTRARRSQVEQQQLISMEKALAILSQPTPSLVVDHKQLQNLLKTVVKKSQGYNIFQLENLYAVISQCIYEHRRDYDKTALIRKMEQAVENFNCSRS; translated from the exons AGGTTGTTTGTTTTATGGACCGCCTGGAACTGGGAAAACCCTGGTCGCTAGAGCCCTTGCCAACGAGTGCAGCCGAGGGGATAAAAGAGTGGCCTTTTTCATGAGGAAAGGTGCCGACTGTCTGAGTAAATGGGTAGGAGAGTCTGAGAGACAGCTTCGATTGCTATTTGATCAG GCCTATCAGATGCGCCCAGCAATTATATTCTTTGATGAAATCGATGGTTTGGCTCCAGTACGATCTAGCAGGCAAGATCAGATTCACAG ttCTATTGTTTCAACCTTGTTAGCTCTTATGGATGGTTTGGACAGCAGAGGAGAAATTGTGGTCATTGGAGCTACCAACCGACTAGATTCCATAGACCCTGCTTTACGAAGGCCTGGTCGATTTGACAGAGAGTTCCTTTTTAGTCTACCTGATAAAGAT GCTCGAAAAGAGATTCTGAAGATTCATACAAGAGATTGGAATCCAAAACCAGTGGACATGTTTCTAGAAGAACTAGCAGAAAACTGTGTTG GATACTGTGGTGCAGATATTAAGTCAATATGTGCTGAAGCTGCTTTATGTGCCCTACGTCGACGGTACCCGCAGATCTATACCACCAGTGAGAAGCTACAGTTGGATCTCTCTTCAATTAATATCGCAGCTAAGGATTTTGAGGCAGCAATGCAGAAGATAATACCAGCTTCCCAGAGAGCTGTGACATCACCTGGACAGGCACTGTCTGCCATTGTGAAACCACTTCTGCAAAATACTGTTCATATGATCTTAGAAGCCCTACAAAAAGTATTTCCACATGTGGAAGTTGGAACAAACAGAGCTTTAAATTCAG ATGTTTCTTGCCCTTTTCTAGAAAGTGATTTGGCATACAGTGATGATGATACACCATCGGTGTATGAAAATGGACTTTCTCAAAAAGATTTTAATCagtcaaaagaaaatttaaattttcttcatttaaatag aaatgccTGTTACCAACCTATGTCTTTTCGACCAAGATTATTGATAGTGGGAGAACCAGGATTTGGACAGAGTTCTCACTTGGCACCAGCTGTCATCCATGCTTTGGAAAAATTTGCTGTATATACATTAGACATTCCTATTCTTTTTGGTATCAGTACTACATCTCCTGAAGAGGCATGCTCCCAA atgaTTCGTGAAGCTAAGAGAACAGCACCCAGCATAGTCTATGTCCCACACATCCACTTGTGGTGGGAAATAGCTGGACCAACACTCAAAGCCACATTTACAACATTATTACAGACTATACCTTCATTTGCTCCAGTTTTACTACTTGCAACTTCTGAGAAACCATACTCAGCCTTGCCTGAAGAG GTTCAAGAATTGTTTACCCATGATTATGGAGAAATTTTTAATGTCCAGTTACCAAATGAAGAAGAACGAACAAAATTTTTTGAAGACTTAATTTTGAAACATGCTGCAAAGCCTCCTGTGTCACAAAAGAAAGCAG TCCTGCAGGCCTTGGAAGTGCTCCCAGTAGCACCACCGCCTGAACCAAGACCACTGACAGCAGAGGAACTTAAACGGctggaagaacaagaagaagatacATTCAGAGAACTCAGGATTTTCTTAAGAAATATCACACATAGGCTTGCTATTGATAAACGATTCCGAGTCTTTACTAAGCCTGTTGACCCTGATGAG GTTCCTGATTATGTCACCGTCATAAAGCAACCGATGGACCTTTCATCTGTAATCAGTAAAATTGATTTGCATAAATATCTCACTGTGAAAGACTATTTGAAGGATATTGATCTAATCTGTAGTAATGCTTTAGAATACAATCCAGATAGAGATCCTGGAG aTCGTCTTATTAGGCATAGAGCTTGTGCTTTAAGAGACACCGCCTATGCAATGATTAAAGAAGAGCTTGATGAAGACTTTGAACAGCTTTGTGAAGAAATTCAGGAATCTAGGAAGAAAAGAG GTTGTAGCTCCTCCAAATATGCACCGTCTTATTACCACGTCATGCCAAAGCAAAATTCTACTCCTCCTGTTGGTGATAAAAAGTCCGAGCAAGAGCAGAATGAGAAGATAAAGGCGTCTTGTACTCCTGTAGCGTGCAGCACCCCTG CTCAGTTGAAGAGAAAGTACCGTAGAAAGTCACAGTGGCATGTAGGAAAACTAAAGCGCAGGAAGATTTCACAAGCTAAAGACAGCAGCCAGACTCTTGTGGGAAGTGCGGGCAGGAGCGACACGGAGGACCACCAGCACACCCATTCGCAGCACACAGGCGAGTCCTCAGTAGAAGAAAGTGACAAACAAAACACCTCTGAAAGCAACATAGACTTGGAAAATAACTCAAGTTCCTCGAATATTGAGAATGAACTTGAAGAGCCTAAGCAAACTACAGAGGGCACAGAACTGAGAAAAGACAGGACTGTTTGCAATGGCAATACTTCTAGCTCCCAGGTCATAGACATTCCtgaagaaaatgaatcaaaag aaatggGTTTTCTGCGAATGACTCGAGCTAGACGTTCGCAGGTAGAACAGCAGCAGCTCATCAGTATGGAGAAGGCTCTGGCAATCCTCTCTCAGCCTACACCCTCACTTGTTGTGGACCACAAGCAGTTACAA aatcttttGAAGACTGTTGTTAAAAAAAGTCAGGGATATAATATATTCCAGCTGGAAAATCTGTATGCAGTAATCAGCCAGTGTATTTATGAGCACCGCAGGGACTATGACAAAACAGCACTCATTCGG AAAATGGAGCAAGCAGTAGAAAACTTCAATTGTTCCAGATCATGA